The Mugil cephalus isolate CIBA_MC_2020 chromosome 11, CIBA_Mcephalus_1.1, whole genome shotgun sequence genome includes a window with the following:
- the LOC125016724 gene encoding focal adhesion kinase 1-like isoform X10 has protein sequence MENSGCIPLCWSKGACIYAQHPLPKYDGQLATAGASESGMASSSYLEPNLNHSAGGCGVKSRSGMPGGPGTSGSSGGLERPPGSMDRVLKIFHYFETNNEPCTWASNIRHGDATDVRGVIQKIAEIHKLRCVSSLGLRLTHLHSDALHWLHPDLGVSHVREKYEKQHPQEEWRYELRIRYLPKGYLSHFSEDKPSLNYLYHQVKSDYMHHIADLVDQDVALKLGCLEIRRFFREMPGNALDKKSNYELLEKDVGLRRFFPKSLLDSLKAKTLRKQIQQTFKQFANFNDEQSIHKFFEILTPIYRFDKECFKCALGSSWVISVELAIGPEEGISYLTDKGSTPTHLANFNQVQSIQYSPLEEKDRKGMLQLNVAGAPEPLTVTTASLTTAENMADLIDGYCRLVSSATHSFIVRVHKEGDRALPSIPKVSNHEKRMEKRMDGVRTRAVCVSGHISGDETDDYAEIIDEEDTYTMPSKYYGLDQARDYEIQRDRIELGRCIGEGQFGDVHQGVYISPENPALSVAVKTCKNSTSDSVREKFLQEALTMRQFDHPHIVKLMGVITENPVWIIMELCTLGELRSFLQVRKYSLDLASLILYSYQLSTALAYLESKRFVHRDIAARNVLVSTVDCVKLGDFGLSRYMEDSSYYKASKGKLPIKWMAPESINFRRFTTASDVWMFGVCMWEILMYGIKPFQGVKNNDVIGRIENGERLAMPPQCPPTLYSLMTKCWSYDPSKRPRFTELKTQLSTILEEEKLQQKERSRMEMRRQVTVSWDSGGSDEAPPKPSRRPSLQPTFSLDCVSAPSPYHHCHPNQRFASQLSLCIGNPHPPPPCPSSHLPAPLLHPSSLKLPLNLSSPPSPQLQSPPLHDSACYNVSLSQRKLNPEPKPYPSSSLRAQTNAFPPPHTHSDSLPNGSCHHKTNPPTKGRILCASQPESNISHLYPWHLSQLLNSPPCSVSSVCPHALQNIHPQPKSNLQTLLPPSFHPDCQTNPSPPVRSDFDPQTQRSAVQSCGRPPPVPPGALAAPPHTQTVPPAHSLCSANSHPPSRPVAPRTPLSIPCSDRDMSRPLKAGFVLLNYTEAFFFSINQNKPFCL, from the exons ATGGAGAACAGCGGCTGCATCCCTCTCTGCTGGAGCAAGGGGGCCTGCATCTACGCACAGCACCCCTTACCAA AATATGACGGCCAGTTAGCCACAGCAGGAGCATCCGAGTCAGGCATGGCGTCGTCTTCCTACTTGGAGCCCAACCTCAATCACTCTGCAGGTGGTTGTGGGGTCAAATCCCGGTCGGGGATGCCCGGTGGTCCCGGTACCAGCGGCTCTTCTGGAGGTCTAGAGCGGCCCCCGGGCTCCATGGACCGGGTTCTTAAGATCTTCCATTACTTTGAGACCAACAATGAACCGTGTACCTGGGCTAGTAATATCAGGCATGGAGATGCTACGGATGTCCGG GGTGTTATACAGAAGATAGCTGAGATCCACAAGTTGCGCTGTGTGTCCTCTTTGGGCCTCCGCCTGACCCATTTGCACTCTGATGCTCTCCACTGGTTACACCCTGATTTGGGAGTTTCTCATGTGAGGGAGAAATATGAGAAGCAGCACCCCCAGGAGGAGTGGAG GTATGAGCTGCGAATCCGGTACCTTCCTAAAGGTTATCTCAGCCATTTCTCAGAAGACAAACCTTCTCTCAACTACCTCTATCACCAG GTAAAGAGTGACTACATGCACCATATAGCTGACCTGGTGGATCAAGACGTGGCACTGAAACTGGGCTGTTTGGAAATAAG GAGGTTCTTCAGAGAGATGCCAGGCAACGCTCTTGATAAGAAGTCCAACTACGAATTATTAGA GAAAGACGTTGGCTTGAGGAGGTTCTTCCCCAAAAGCCTGCTGGACTCCCTTAAG GCAAAGACTCTCCGTAAACAGATCCAGCAGACCTTCAAGCAGTTTGCTAACTTCAATGACGAGCAGAGCATCCACAAGTTCTTTGAGATACTCACGCCCATCTACCGCTTCGACAAGGAGTGCTTCAAATGTGCTTTAGGG TCTAGTTGGGTAATATCGGTAGAGTTAGCTATTGGGCCAGAGGAAGGAATCAGCTACCTCACAGATAAGGGCTCGACG CCCACACACTTGGCTAACTTTAATCAGGTCCAGTCCATCCAGTACTCCCCTTTAGAGGAGAAGGATAGGAAAGGCATGCTGCAGCTGAACGTGGCCGGAGCCCCAGAG ccccTCACTGTCACTACGGCCTCGCTGACCACGGCTGAAAACATGGCGGACTTGATTGACGGCTACTGCCGACTCGTCTCCTCGGCTACGCACTCCTTCATTGTCAGAGTCCACAAAG agggagacagagctCTGCCGTCCATACCCAA AGTTTCAAATCATGAGAAGCGGATGGAGAAACGGATGGACGGAGTGCGAACCCGAGCCGTTTGCGTCTCAG GTCACATAAGTGGCGACG AAACCGACGACTATGCTGAGATCATAGACGAGGAGGACACCTACACCATGCCTTCAA AATACTATGGACTAGATCAAG CGCGGGACTATGAAATTCAACGGGATCGTATTGAGTTGGGACGCTGCATAGGGGAGGGTCAGTTTGGAGACGTGCACCAAGGAGTCTACATCAGCCCG GAGAACCCGGCTCTGTCTGTGGCCGTGAAGACGTGTAAGAACTCAACGTCAGACAGCGTCAGGGAAAAGTTTCTCCAAGAAGCGC TGACCATGCGTCAGTTTGACCATCCTCACATCGTGAAGCTTATGGGAGTTATCACAGAGAATCCCGTCTGGATCATCATGGAGCTCTGCACACTTGGAGAA TTACGGTCATTTCTCCAGGTGAGGAAATACAGTCTAGACTTGGCCAGCCTCATCTTGTACTCTTACCAGCTCAGCACGGCACTGGCGTATCTGGAGAGCAAACGCTTCGTTCACAG GGACATTGCAGCGAGAAACGTTTTGGTGTCTACAGTCGACTGTGTGAAGTTAGGGGATTTTGGTCTATCACGATACATGGAAGATAGCTCTTATTACAAAG CATCTAAAGGTAAATTGCCAATTAAATGGATGGCTCCAGAATCCATCAACTTCAGACGATTCACTACAGCCAGCGACGTCTGGATGTTTG GCGTCTGCATGTGGGAGATCCTCATGTACGGCATCAAGCCTTTCCAGGGCGTGAAGAACAACGACGTCATCGGCAGGATAGAGAACGGCGAGCGGCTGGCCATGCCCCCTCAGTGCCCCCCGACTCTCTACAGCCTGATGACAAAGTGTTGGTCGTACGATCCCAGCAAGAGGCCGCGCTTCACTGAGCTGAAAACGCAGCTGAG CACTAtattagaggaggagaagctccAGCAGAAGGAGAGGAGCAGGATGGAGATGAGGAGACAAGTCACTGTTTCATGGGACTCCGGAGGGTCGGACGAAGCGCCGCCAAAA CCCAGCCGCCGCCCCTCCCTGCAGCCCACCTTCAGTCTGGACTGCGTTTCCGCTCCTTCTCCTTACCATCACTGCCATCCAAACCAGCGCTTTGCCTCACAGCTTTCCCTCTGCATTGGAAACCCTCATCCTCCGCCTCCCTGCCCTTCCTCTCACCTACCTGCTCCTCTGCTCCACCCATCATCTCTAAAACTTCCCCTtaacctctcctctcctcccagtcCTCAGCTTCAGTCGCCTCCTCTTCACGACTCCGCTTGCTACAATGTCTCTTTGTCTCAGCGCAAGTTAAATCCTGAACCCAAGCCTTACCCCTCCTCGTCCCTGCGGGCTCAAACTAATGCCTTTCCTCCGCCTCACACACATTCTGACAGCTTGCCCAATGGCAGCTGCCACCACAAGACAAATCCTCCGACTAAAGGCCGCATTCTCTGCGCTTCCCAGCCGGAGTCGAACATCTCCCACCTCTATCCCTGGCACCTCTCTCAACTCCTTAACTCTCCTCCCTGCAGCGTGTCGTCAGTTTGCCCCCACGCCCTCCAAAACATCCATCCCCAGCCAAAATCTAATCTCCAAACGCTGCTGCCGCCAAGCTTTCACCCCGACTGCCAGACTAATCCCAGTCCTCCAGTCCGGTCCGACTTTGACCCCCAGACCCAGCGCTCCGCTGTGCAGTCTTGTGGGAGGCCTCCGCCGGTCCCTCCCGGCGCGCTCGCCGCTCCCCCACACACTCAGACAGTCCCTCCCGCCCACAGCCTGTGCTCCGCTAACTCTCACCCACCCAGCCGCCCCGTAGCTCCCCGTACACCTTTGTCCATTCCCTGCTCTGACAGAGACATGTCCAGACCGTTGAAGGCAGGTTTTGTGCTGCTAAACTAcactgaagctttttttttttctattaaccAGAACAAACCTTTCTGtctgtag